From the Debaryomyces hansenii CBS767 chromosome F complete sequence genome, the window TTGTTTGGTCTTTCTCCTTGGCCTAAAGAGGTCCATGGAATATTTGTTAAGTCAACGCTTGTAAATAGAACAATAGTTATCGCATGGTGAGTATTCTTATCTCtccattttttgaaaattttaggGAATAATGTATTGACTAGCTTATGAAACATTATTTCACCTGTCTCTTCAAAGTGCCACATTTCTCGAGATAATTGGACTAGAAATACCAATTTGGCACTCTTCGATCGAAATACAACTTTTGTCTTCTCACAAATCAATGCTGAAAATAACTCATTACCATtcttataaattttttttactACCCCTGTCCTATTGCTAAGGAATGTAAGCCTTTTTTCAGAATAAACGCAAGTACCTACcaatgacgaagaaaatgtCCACATCAAATCTCTTGAAAGATTTATGTccttaataaatatttcgATTGTATCTGCTTCAATAGATTCAACGTCTaatattgttttcaattgaaCCAAACTTCTTGGTGGTAAATCCATTAAATTCTGTAAAGGGTTTGAAATCAACgaaatttggaaatttgtCTTTGTCTTTGTtgtattgttattattagctGATAAAGTTGAGGTTGTTGCCCCGGCATTATTGTTGTTATTGGATGTATGTAAGCTTGAACTTTTAGATAATAGCGACtgatttttaataatgaagattaATCGTTTGGGTTTTTTATGGGGTTTAAACGTATTCAACGGTACCAATTCACAAATATCACCTTCTTTTAATCCAGGAATTACACTTGCATCGATTATAACATCCTCTGTAGAAGTTCGTGGTTCATGAAACCAGACAGTCAATTGAATCTGTTCGGAAAGTTTTTTTGAAGCTTCCACATTCGAATCGATATTAGGGTCTCTTAGTATGCTAtcttttttgaatttgttaGAATGACTAGCTGGCTTTGTATATTCGATTTGACCATCACTGAAATTACGCCTACCAATCACAATTGTATTTTCTGGTGAATTATTTCGTACGCCATGAGAAGTAGAATGTGAATTCTTGCCTATAATTAAAGTAGTACCAACATGTGAGCCCATATgtgatgaagattttgatgCTCCTATTACTCGCCTTTGGTTCGTTCTCAAAGGTTTGATCTTCAGCTTACCTGCTTCATCGTTCTGATTCATTGTTTTATtcgatgaagaattgaatatccTAGCATCATGCATCTTAGTCACTCAAAAATGTGTGATAGTATGCTATTGTTAACGTTACGATAACTTTCATCAATCTAATTTTCGCATTGCAACGAATTCTATACGCACCATGAATATATTACTAGTAACTAAAATATACATAATTATACAGCCTTCGTTATGAACTCGTCTATGAACCACTTATGAAATCTATAGTCATCTGATAATTCAGGGTGAAAAGAAGTTCCAAGTTTAGTACCTTGTCTTACGGCAACTATCAAGCCGTTATCCAATTGGTGCAAAATTTGTACTGGAGCCTTATTCTCATAGTCATTCTTAGAATGaatgatttcattatcaacatTTTCCGACCCGTTGATATCGGATAGCACACTTGTAATGACAGGAGCTCTAATAAATATCGTAGGAAAGTCACTTACCAGAGGGATGAAGGATGAAAAGTCCAAATCCGATTGGAACGACTGTAGCTGTCTTCCAAATGCATTTCTCTTGACCTGGATATTCATGCCCCCCAACAATTGTTGACCTGGTCTTCCATTTTCAACTTGAGTCGACAAAAAAATCAATCCAGCACAAGTCCCCCAAATAGGCCTTTCCGATTTGACATAATGCATCAACGGCCCAAGCAAGTCAGTTCTTTGTGCAATCAATGATATAGAAGTGCTTTCTCCACCGGGTATAACTAGTCCGTGACATCTATCCAATTGCTCCTCAGTTCTAACTTCAATGAAGTCAAATTCGAAATCTGAATATCCATTCTTTGTAGCACCTTCAAAATGTTTGATGTGTTCAATAAATGCGCCCTGTAATGCCAACACTCCAACCGTTAATTTCTTCGTAATTGTCATTCTATTGTTGTACtgattttttatattttggtCTTGCTGATAAGCTACCTAAATATGAAAGTGCAACcttttatttgaatcaaattatttggtACTCTCGGATAGCCTTGAGAGATTTATTACGGTGTTTAATGATGCCTATGTCCATCGGCTATCGTTACCCTAAACGAGAAATTTTATGACAAAATGCCTCTGTGACTAAGTGACAATGCTAAAATAGTCCCAATTACTGTATAAACTCTTACAGGGGCTGACTGAGAGTCAAATTCGCTACTGGTTGACTCGGATTTGCTCGGTTTATGCTCGGTTATTCTATCGATAATATTAGTAACGGTCAATAATATGCAGTCTAGTTACAGCCTTTTTCATTTACGCTGCCCTCGTTAGGTTACCGGCATTCTACCGTAATACTCCCGAAAATTGCTAATCCCCATTGATTCTGGGACATGTGCAATTACACGATTGAGTCAGACAAAGAAAGACCATAAATAATAAGCCTAAACTccaaatttatttgtaaAAATTTAAAGCTAAGAATCAATTGACAATTAAAAGGTTAAAAAAAACGTTTTCAGATTTCGATATAGTATAAAATGACACAAGAATTCAAAGTTAAAGCTGGATTAGCACAAATGTTAAAGGGTGGTGTTATCATGGATGTGGTTACTCCAGAACAGGCCAAAATTGCTGAAAAGGCCGGTGCATGTGCCGTTATGGCCTTGGAAAGAATCCCAGCCGATATGAGAGCATCGGGACAAGTATGTCGTATGTCAGATCCAAAAATGATCAAGGAGATTATGGCAACAGTTTCAATTCCGGTTATGGCAAAATGTAGAATCGGACACTTTGTTGAAGCTCAGATTTTGGAAGCATTGGAAGTTGATTACATTGACGAGTCTGAAGTGTTGACCCCAGCAGACAAATTGTACCATATCAAAAAAGATCAATTCAAAGTTCCATTTGTATGTGGCGCAAGAAACTTAGGCGAAGCCTTGAGAAGAGTCAGTGAAGGTGCAGCCATGTTGAGAACCAAAGGAGAAGCTGGTACAGGCGATATTTCAGAAGCTGTGAGCCATATCAACTTGATCAAACAACAAATCGATCATGCTTTATCTTTGAAGTCTGAAGCCGAGGTCGCCGCGTACGCGGAAGAATTGAGAGTTCCTCTTATAACATTGCAAGAATTAATCGCCAACAAAGGAAAGTTCCCAGTTGTCAATTTTGCTGCCGGTGGTGTTGCCACTCCTGCTGATGCTGCTTTATGTATGCAATTGGGATGTGACGGTGTTTTTGTCGGTTCAGgtattttcaaatccaaGAATCCCGAACTTTTAGCCAAGGCGATTGTGAATGCGGTCACCCATTATGACGATCCAAAGAAAGTTATGGAATACTCTACCGACTTAGGTGAATTGATGTTTGGTGTCAGTGTTGACTCTTTAAAGGCCAGTGAGAAGGTATCTACAAGAGGATGGTAGATAGTCCGTTGAAGGCCGCAGAACCGCGTAGGTTCGTCCACATATAGGCCATGGTTACAGCTCGTGTTTGAgtatttattcaataacaaTGTCacattaataaataaatgtcTAGTctatttgatgaatatcGACGATAACTTCTTGTAaatatcatctttattCTGATCGATGTTAATAATCTCCTTCACAAACCTATGTAAGTCTCTAGGCACATTGTTCGCTATCCCCAAATCTTCCGAACAAACGAGCAATGTGTCCGGCTTTAAGTTCTTCaaaatgttgaaatatccGTCGATATTACTACAATGGAGTAATTTGTAATTGTTCAACAATGTCTTGGGTAAATTATATCTCTCAACCTCGTCTGCGTTACCAATGTTGCAAACCAAGTCGTCCATCGACAAGTTTGGCGGTAATATGAATGTAACATTCTCCGAATTGAGCAAAATCTCGTTCAAGGGCAATTGTGAGCTAAGTACCGAGTGTGATAACGTCAACGCAATCGACTTCTTGGTGTACCTTTTGGCAATTCTTAACTTCTCCTCGACCCCTCCATCTCCTTCTGTtttcttatcttcaatattctcCTCTGCAATGTAGCTGGAATACACCTTGTACGATATTGTCACTATGGAAGCTGCTACCAATGCAGCAATCCATAACTTAGGATTTCGTTGTGTCTTTCGAATCTGTGCCTGCGGcatatttgttatttgttatataaatgaattctATGGTTAATACTCGATCACTCAATGATCTGTTAATAGAAGTCTAATATTTCTCCTTAATCTATTATCTACTGGAAGGCCCatttgtatatttatatttaagGTATCGCAGTGGGGTTATTTGCAAAATGTTGAATCAACCAATTCCGGGTCAAGAATCACGCTACATTCTCGCTCCCGGAACATGGACATTCGGAAGTGACCCTCGTATACAATTTCTGAGATTCCCAACATAATCTGGTCCTAAGGAACTATGTCACACTATAGAACATGGTATCCAGCAAGTAATTTAATAGATAGTCTATTGTGAAGTAACATATAGATAGAATTATACACATTAATTATATACGTTCATATTATCATGGGTCGACAATATTCAGTAAACAGAAGTTCATCTCTTCTTCGTCCAAGGACTTAATGTAGAGACATTTGGACAACAAGTCTTTTTGTATGGAAAGATCGTAATTGGAGGACCATTCGATGCATTGGGATAATGACTTGACGATGTGGACCGAAGTTCTGAAACGAGAGAAATTGATCATTTTTGCTGCAATATTTTGAGTATTCAATGTAGAGTCCCCACCGGTggtatcattatttttcgCAGCATGGGGGATTTGAGTCTTGATGAACGCAGGTCTCTCAGCATTGAAGATAAGGTCAGATAAGTACAATCCAACAAACGGAATGCAACCGTTGGATGGTTTTATGCGGTTTATACACAACCGAATGTTAAcgaaatttttcaatggCGAGGAGAGCTCTTCCAAGTTTTTCAAGATCAAGATGTCCCCCGGAGGCAAGTTCTTCCAGgtttctttcaatttcaggACCTTTTCAGACATCAATCCGAGGATAATCTGCATCAATGTTGAAAAGTTTTGCAATACGTAGCAGTTATGCGCTATGTGGATCAACCGAGAGATGATGCTGATTCTTTCGAGTTGCGTTTTGGACATCAAAATTTCAGATATAATCCAGTTAACCATTAAGTTAAACCTTGCAATGACCAAATTGACCCCTCTGTTTTTGTGAAAGTAGTCGTCGTTGACGATGATCTCAAGCCAACTGTTCACGGGGACTAGTTCTTTGTTCCACTTAAGTTCGATTAGCTCTTTCCAATCGATCTCCTGTAGaatatctttttcaattatgGTGAAGTGGTCCGCTAACGACTTCGAGTCATAGCTCAATAAAAACGAAATATGTGAGTCCGCCTCCATTACTTTCTCTATTGACAAAATATCCgtagaaatataatatccATTCAAAATAGTTTTAGGTGATGGAAATTGTCTTGGACTGGGCCCATTACTAACGAAGAAAACACTTTCGTTTTTCTTTAATGATCCTCTTGCCGTTTTCTTCTGTGGCGATCTAACAAccattatatttttaacaGGGGTTAAGGGTCTCTCCTGAGTCATATCAACAATATCACTCGGATAATCGTCTATATCCTGAGTGTTGgcattattgatttcatttaaaatatcttgGGTGTTATCAGGTGTAATATTACTCTCGTTTGCTTGTTGCTCCACGTTAGACGCTCCTCTTGGTAATTCCTCGTGCTTTATTTCGTGTTTTGAATCgcttgaatttgatttctttcCTTCTAGTTTGTATAATGCATGATCAAGTGGACTGTGTAATTGATAAGATTCATCTGGTATATCTGCTAGTTCTTTCAAGACGAAATTGCTAATTCCTGGTATGGCCActgaattattagatgaattgTGGCTATTTTGGGTATTTTGTTCATTACATACCATTACAGAGTTTGTCTTCGATCTAGCTGCAACCGAAAAGAACGAACTATCCGAAATATCCAGTTGTCTAATTTCTTTCCTGGTGCTTGGAACACGTCTATCAGCCGAGGTACTCGATGCATTATATTCACCAAATGGTAATTCAGTCAAGGCACATAATGTACTAAACCGAACACTTTTCCTTAATGATGAGGACCTTGAAAGATATGAGCTCATTGACATTGACTCCATGCTTATTCTAGAATCCAATGCTGGTCTTTGATCATTAATGCCAGCAATAGTACGAAGATCAGCATGGGCCATCTTTTTCCTTAATTCCCCATTATCTGGTTCCTTATTTTTATAGCTGACTGATCcattagaaattgaaaaagctGAATCATAACTAACATAAGACTTTGCAGAGTTTCTGCTATCTTTCCGAAATATTGAACCagatgaattttttgataacGTAGACATGCGTTTCCGGTTGCTATTATTCTTTGTCAAGTTAGCTTCATTAAAACTAATTCTTCTTACCGAATTCTTTTTGATCAGTTGGGGGCTTAAGGCAATTCCAAGATCTGCGACTTCAGCATTATATTGTGTTATGTTACTAGGTGTTGAGATTGAAGATTCAAATGActtattaaattgattGTTGAAAAGGTATTGGGGGTCCGGTGGTAATTGAGAACCAAGGCCAAATGACTGGTCCTGAGTTATTGGAGATTTAGGTTCATCGTCAAAATCGTCCACAGACCCAGTTGTCTTATTTTCTGAATATTCTAAGTCAAGATTACCCTCATCATTCCAATTGATGCTTGCTGGTCTCTGAAATGAAGATTGATTTGATGCGTCAAACGATCttccaaatatttggtCAACTGGAGTACGGCTTCGCTGGttataattttctttatcgtGACATTGTTCTCCATTAGTTAGCTCATCTGtattgatcaaattatcGATCTTTTTGAGATTTAGCTCtgataaatcattaatatcaattgcCGATGAATCCTCGTTGTcctcaatattttcaatctttccTTGCACAGGACTACTGTGAGTTGTGCTTTTTACTCTAGCCTTCTTTGCTGGAGATGCCAttatatcaattgattcGTCATCATAAAGATCTactttattatcttcacGGTAATCATCAACAGTGACCTCGacaaattcatcaattggaTCCGTTTTATTATGTTCATCAATACCATCTATATCCCCTTCGATTATAGTACAAGGAGAATCATTGCCAACATAACACCGtattaaatattccaattcGTCCACAGCTCTGGCACATAGGATATCAACTCTATCCCCAATATTTTCCTCATCATTTTCAGACATTACGTTCATTGCAtctttaattaaattattcatatcCTTACTACCCTGACTATTATCTTTTGTGTGTGATTGATGAGGAGCGTTTGATGAACTATgattaaatgattttttcCATCCATCAACaaactttttcaatgacttctttcttccaaaatcatttgatGCATCATCTGTAGACTTCCCATCCTTAATATAATGGTTAGGTTTGTGGAATGGGTCATCCACATTACTTTGTTTGATAACATAGTCCATTTTCTTCGCCGGAGTAGGAGGTAAAATCGAGCTCACTTTCGAAGAAGGAAGTTTTACATTACCATTTGTCGAAAACCCAATGTTTTCCATTTTAATCGGAGAAAGCTTATAGtttgaatttatattttctttattcttAATTGGAGTCACCATGCCATGCTGCGTTTCTTCAGGAATCTGTTGCTTATTCTGTGAAGTTTTCTTTAATCCTAACGATGAATCTTGAAGATTCATATGATTATGTTTTGTGTTTGATGATAACGGCTTCCTTTCCACGGTTacatctttcaattttttgtcTTTGAGTTCCTGTAGTTTTGTATTTACTGAAAGTCTAGATGACCGATGGTGGAGCAACAAATTGTTTACAGAAAGTTGTGGGTTTTCATCATTACCATTGGTACCGAAAATAAGACATTTATGCTGGATCTTTGGAtcatataatgataacatGGCAGATCTTCTATATGAAGCATTTGTATGAATGGACATTTCAGTATTGCTTTTGGATAACTTCTTGACGTTTGAAATCTCAAATATCATAGGTAATTTATATTGTAAAACATCATCTGATATTATACCAAGGTCAATATCTACATTCCAAAACTCGTTGAGTAAAGAAATCCAGtgaatttttaaatctttTAACACTTTTTGTTCGAAAAACATATCATCTGTAACTAGATTCGATTCATTTGTTATTTGATTCATGTTATAAGTGAATATATCACATAAGTGGTTATTAGAGTCAAAATCGTCAACAAAGTAGTTTAACATCCAATGTCTCAACACTACGAAAGTTCTTAATAATACCAATTTACCAATTTTTACACTTGCTTCGTTATTCGAATTGATATACTGTAACGACCATATCAATCTTATCAATAACATATTCATCACCTTTTCACTATCAACAAATATTCTGTATGTAAGGAAGAAATCacaaatcaaattataGTCAATTATCTCTGGTGATGTCAATTGTACTATCAATGCCTTCAAAGTACCATGGTTTATTAATTCCGGATTATTGTGGTCAAATTTGACTATGTCGTCTGCCTTTGGATTAAGACTGGGGAACACATTctcatcatcaaatatagaTTCATCGTGCTCGTTGTACATGAATTCTGGATGTATCATTCCGGGTTCCACTTCCTGAATGTccatttctttgttttccTCTGTATTGGCTTCGTAGAATACGTTTTCTTCGTTGATGCTTCGTTGATCTCTATTATCCATCATGCCACTTCCATCATCAGATGTCTCGAGAATACTATTTTCCATTGGCATTTCACCTCTGAAATGTTGGTCAATATCCATTACAATAAAATGGCAATATTGTATTCCACTTGAAGCCACTTGATGGAATATGG encodes:
- a CDS encoding DEHA2F01386p (similar to CA0416|IPF17492 Candida albicans IPF17492 unknown function), which produces MPQAQIRKTQRNPKLWIAALVAASIVTISYKVYSSYIAEENIEDKKTEGDGGVEEKLRIAKRYTKKSIALTLSHSVLSSQLPLNEILLNSENVTFILPPNLSMDDLVCNIGNADEVERYNLPKTLLNNYKLLHCSNIDGYFNILKNLKPDTLLVCSEDLGIANNVPRDLHRFVKEIINIDQNKDDIYKKLSSIFIK
- a CDS encoding DEHA2F01342p (similar to uniprot|Q03144 Saccharomyces cerevisiae YMR095c SNO1) — encoded protein: MTITKKLTVGVLALQGAFIEHIKHFEGATKNGYSDFEFDFIEVRTEEQLDRCHGLVIPGGESTSISLIAQRTDLLGPLMHYVKSERPIWGTCAGLIFLSTQVENGRPGQQLLGGMNIQVKRNAFGRQLQSFQSDLDFSSFIPSVSDFPTIFIRAPVITSVLSDINGSENVDNEIIHSKNDYENKAPVQILHQLDNGLIVAVRQGTKLGTSFHPELSDDYRFHKWFIDEFITKAV
- a CDS encoding DEHA2F01408p (some similarities with uniprot|P07866 Saccharomyces cerevisiae YAL024C LTE1 Putative GDP/GTP exchange factor required for mitotic exit at low temperatures), producing MPMENSILETSDDGSGMMDNRDQRSINEENVFYEANTEENKEMDIQEVEPGMIHPEFMYNEHDESIFDDENVFPSLNPKADDIVKFDHNNPELINHGTLKALIVQLTSPEIIDYNLICDFFLTYRIFVDSEKVMNMLLIRLIWSLQYINSNNEASVKIGKLVLLRTFVVLRHWMLNYFVDDFDSNNHLCDIFTYNMNQITNESNLVTDDMFFEQKVLKDLKIHWISLLNEFWNVDIDLGIISDDVLQYKLPMIFEISNVKKLSKSNTEMSIHTNASYRRSAMLSLYDPKIQHKCLIFGTNGNDENPQLSVNNLLLHHRSSRLSVNTKLQELKDKKLKDVTVERKPLSSNTKHNHMNLQDSSLGLKKTSQNKQQIPEETQHGMVTPIKNKENINSNYKLSPIKMENIGFSTNGNVKLPSSKVSSILPPTPAKKMDYVIKQSNVDDPFHKPNHYIKDGKSTDDASNDFGRKKSLKKFVDGWKKSFNHSSSNAPHQSHTKDNSQGSKDMNNLIKDAMNVMSENDEENIGDRVDILCARAVDELEYLIRCYVGNDSPCTIIEGDIDGIDEHNKTDPIDEFVEVTVDDYREDNKVDLYDDESIDIMASPAKKARVKSTTHSSPVQGKIENIEDNEDSSAIDINDLSELNLKKIDNLINTDELTNGEQCHDKENYNQRSRTPVDQIFGRSFDASNQSSFQRPASINWNDEGNLDLEYSENKTTGSVDDFDDEPKSPITQDQSFGLGSQLPPDPQYLFNNQFNKSFESSISTPSNITQYNAEVADLGIALSPQSIKKNSVRRISFNEANLTKNNSNRKRMSTLSKNSSGSIFRKDSRNSAKSYVSYDSAFSISNGSVSYKNKEPDNGELRKKMAHADLRTIAGINDQRPALDSRISMESMSMSSYLSRSSSLRKSVRFSTLCALTELPFGEYNASSTSADRRVPSTRKEIRQSDISDSSFFSVAARSKTNSVMVCNEQNTQNSHNSSNNSVAIPGISNFVLKELADIPDESYQLHSPLDHALYKLEGKKSNSSDSKHEIKHEELPRGASNVEQQANESNITPDNTQDILNEINNANTQDIDDYPSDIVDMTQERPLTPVKNIMVVRSPQKKTARGSLKKNESVFFVSNGPSPRQFPSPKTILNGYYISTDILSIEKVMEADSHISFLLSYDSKSLADHFTIIEKDILQEIDWKELIELKWNKELVPVNSWLEIIVNDDYFHKNRGVNLVIARFNLMVNWIISEILMSKTQLERISIISRLIHIAHNCYVLQNFSTLMQIILGLMSEKVSKLKETWKNLPPGDILILKNLEELSSPLKNFVNIRLCINRIKPSNGCIPFVGLYLSDLIFNAERPAFIKTQIPHAAKNNDTTGGDSTLNTQNIAAKMINFSRFRTSVHIVKSLSQCIEWSSNYDLSIQKDLLSKCLYIKSLDEEEMNFCLSNIVDP
- a CDS encoding DEHA2F01364p (highly similar to uniprot|Q03148 Saccharomyces cerevisiae YMR096W SNZ1 Protein involved in vitamin B6 biosynthesis) — encoded protein: MTQEFKVKAGLAQMLKGGVIMDVVTPEQAKIAEKAGACAVMALERIPADMRASGQVCRMSDPKMIKEIMATVSIPVMAKCRIGHFVEAQILEALEVDYIDESEVLTPADKLYHIKKDQFKVPFVCGARNLGEALRRVSEGAAMLRTKGEAGTGDISEAVSHINLIKQQIDHALSLKSEAEVAAYAEELRVPLITLQELIANKGKFPVVNFAAGGVATPADAALCMQLGCDGVFVGSGIFKSKNPELLAKAIVNAVTHYDDPKKVMEYSTDLGELMFGVSVDSLKASEKVSTRGW